A DNA window from Streptococcus sp. LPB0220 contains the following coding sequences:
- a CDS encoding ABC transporter ATP-binding protein, whose translation MTSNNNIILSAQDIVVEFDVRDRVLTAIRGVSLELVEGEVLALVGESGSGKSVLTKTFTGMLEDNGRIAKGSIKYRGQELTDLKSNKDWENIRGSKIATIFQDPMTSLDPINTIGSQITEVIIKHQGKTAKEAKEMALDYMEKVGIPDAERRFDEYPFQYSGGMRQRIVIAIALACRPDILICDEPTTALDVTIQAQIIDLLKSLQKEYQFTVIFITHDLGVVASIADKVAVMYAGEIVEFGKVEEIFYDPKHPYTWSLLSSLPQLSTSDGDLYSIPGTPPSLYAPIKGDAFALRSDYAMQIDFEEEAPAFKVTDTHWAKTWLLHPDAPTVHKPEVIENLHEKIGSKMGFTHITE comes from the coding sequence ATGACATCAAATAACAATATTATTTTATCTGCTCAAGATATCGTAGTGGAATTTGACGTGCGCGATCGCGTGCTGACAGCTATTCGTGGCGTATCGCTTGAGCTAGTAGAAGGTGAAGTTCTTGCCTTAGTTGGTGAGTCAGGTTCAGGGAAATCAGTTTTGACAAAAACGTTCACTGGAATGTTAGAAGATAACGGCCGTATTGCCAAAGGTTCGATTAAATACCGTGGTCAAGAATTGACAGATTTAAAATCGAATAAAGATTGGGAAAATATTCGTGGATCTAAGATCGCTACAATTTTCCAAGACCCAATGACAAGTTTGGACCCAATCAACACAATTGGATCACAAATTACAGAAGTCATTATCAAACACCAAGGGAAAACAGCTAAAGAAGCCAAAGAAATGGCTTTGGACTATATGGAGAAAGTTGGAATTCCAGATGCTGAACGTCGTTTTGATGAGTATCCATTCCAATATTCAGGTGGGATGCGTCAACGGATCGTTATTGCCATCGCCTTAGCCTGCCGTCCAGATATCTTAATCTGTGACGAACCAACAACAGCCCTTGATGTAACCATTCAAGCGCAAATCATTGATTTGTTGAAATCCCTTCAAAAAGAATACCAATTTACAGTTATCTTTATCACCCACGACTTAGGTGTGGTTGCAAGTATTGCAGATAAAGTAGCCGTTATGTATGCTGGAGAAATTGTTGAGTTTGGTAAAGTAGAAGAAATTTTCTATGATCCAAAACATCCATACACATGGAGCTTGCTTTCAAGCTTGCCTCAATTGTCAACCTCAGATGGTGATCTTTACTCTATTCCAGGGACTCCGCCATCATTGTATGCTCCAATCAAAGGAGATGCCTTTGCACTTCGTTCAGACTATGCAATGCAGATTGATTTTGAAGAAGAGGCACCTGCTTTCAAAGTGACCGATACTCACTGGGCTAAGACTTGGTTGCTCCATCCAGATGCACCAACAGTTCATAAACCAGAAGTAATCGAAAACCTTCACGAAAAGATTGGCTCAAAAATGGGCTTCACTCACATTACAGAATAG
- a CDS encoding ATP-binding cassette domain-containing protein yields the protein MTEKLVEIKDLEISFGEGSKKFVAVKNANFFINKGETFSLVGESGSGKTTIGRAIIGLNDTSAGEIIYDGRKINGKNSHSEKSELIRKIQMIFQDPAASLNERATVDYIISEGLINHHLFNSEEERQEKVKNIMHEVGLLAEHLTRYPHEFSGGQRQRIGIARALVMEPEFVIADEPISALDVSVRAQVLNLLKKFQRELGLTYLFIAHDLSVVRFISDRIAVIYKGVIVEVAETEELFNHPIHPYTQSLLSAVPIPDPILERKKVLKIYDPEQHDYSEDKPQMVEIKPGHYVWANKAEENKYRQEYK from the coding sequence ATGACTGAAAAATTAGTTGAAATTAAAGATTTAGAAATTTCCTTCGGTGAAGGAAGTAAAAAATTCGTTGCTGTAAAGAACGCCAACTTCTTCATTAATAAGGGAGAAACTTTCTCGCTTGTTGGTGAATCTGGAAGTGGGAAGACAACAATTGGACGTGCGATCATCGGTCTGAATGATACAAGTGCTGGAGAAATTATTTATGACGGTCGCAAGATCAACGGAAAAAACTCTCATAGTGAAAAATCAGAGTTGATCCGTAAAATTCAAATGATCTTCCAAGACCCAGCAGCAAGTTTGAATGAACGTGCAACAGTTGATTATATTATCTCTGAAGGTTTGATCAACCACCATTTGTTTAACAGTGAAGAAGAACGTCAGGAAAAAGTGAAAAATATTATGCATGAAGTTGGACTTCTTGCAGAACATTTGACACGTTACCCTCACGAATTCTCAGGTGGTCAACGTCAACGGATCGGTATTGCCCGTGCACTTGTCATGGAACCAGAATTTGTCATTGCGGATGAACCAATCTCAGCCCTTGACGTTTCAGTACGTGCGCAAGTTTTGAACCTTTTGAAAAAATTCCAAAGAGAATTAGGCTTGACCTACCTCTTTATCGCCCATGACTTGTCAGTTGTACGCTTCATTTCTGACCGTATTGCAGTTATCTATAAAGGGGTTATTGTAGAAGTGGCAGAAACTGAAGAGCTATTTAACCATCCAATCCATCCATACACCCAATCCCTACTTTCAGCGGTCCCAATTCCAGATCCAATTCTAGAACGTAAAAAAGTTCTAAAAATCTACGATCCAGAACAACATGATTACTCTGAAGATAAACCACAAATGGTTGAAATTAAACCAGGTCATTATGTATGGGCTAACAAAGCTGAAGAAAACAAATACAGACAAGAATATAAATAG